One window of the Amycolatopsis mediterranei genome contains the following:
- a CDS encoding alpha/beta fold hydrolase, with the protein MTERRLARPDAVLRGQEAGAGPTVLLLHAGGERRRVWTPVIDVLVEAGFRCVAFDQRGHGDSDGSPRTLALCADDVAAMLYAEPPGCVVVGASLGGLAAIAALGDPAVRARVAGLVLVDVVPGLDPGRVRRFLAAGGLLDTNAGLVEDILARVPRLEEVTARLDRPVLLVRGGDGSPVTDDDVDRLLRRAPHTAVTHIRGAGHLIARDRPVPLAETIAAVTAEWPALALLRDLGAEQAGHPGGTLLDHLRRVRDQVADGGGSRRARLAALCHAAYGTDGFPHPLLPPDQRARLRAAIGDAAESLVHRYGVCDRSRTYAHLGTTPLPLTDRFTGETVPLAADDLTDFALLTIANELDVARTARLTPEARRGIRTLIAALSVYVPDFGSRALADPCLR; encoded by the coding sequence ATGACCGAGCGACGCCTCGCGCGTCCGGACGCGGTCCTTCGAGGACAGGAGGCCGGCGCCGGACCGACCGTGCTGCTGCTGCACGCCGGCGGTGAGCGGCGCCGGGTCTGGACACCCGTCATCGACGTCCTCGTCGAAGCCGGGTTCCGGTGCGTGGCCTTCGATCAACGCGGGCACGGGGACAGTGACGGCTCGCCGCGGACGCTCGCCCTCTGCGCGGACGACGTCGCCGCCATGCTCTACGCCGAACCGCCGGGGTGCGTGGTCGTCGGCGCCTCGCTGGGCGGGCTCGCCGCTATCGCCGCCCTCGGCGATCCGGCCGTCCGGGCCCGGGTGGCGGGTCTCGTGCTGGTGGACGTCGTGCCCGGCCTGGATCCCGGCCGGGTCCGCCGCTTCCTCGCCGCGGGCGGCCTGCTCGACACCAACGCCGGGCTCGTCGAGGACATCCTGGCCCGGGTTCCCCGGCTCGAGGAGGTCACCGCCCGGCTCGACCGGCCGGTCTTGCTGGTCCGCGGCGGCGACGGGTCGCCCGTCACCGACGACGACGTCGACCGGTTGCTGCGGCGGGCTCCGCACACCGCGGTGACCCACATCCGCGGAGCCGGGCACCTGATCGCCCGGGACCGGCCGGTGCCGTTGGCCGAAACCATCGCCGCCGTCACCGCCGAGTGGCCCGCGCTCGCGCTCCTGCGCGATCTCGGCGCGGAGCAGGCCGGCCACCCCGGCGGCACCCTCCTCGACCACCTCCGGCGCGTCCGCGATCAGGTGGCCGACGGGGGTGGGAGCCGGCGCGCCCGCCTGGCCGCCCTCTGCCACGCGGCTTATGGCACCGACGGCTTCCCGCACCCGCTGCTGCCGCCGGATCAGCGAGCCCGCCTGCGCGCGGCCATCGGCGACGCCGCCGAGTCGCTCGTCCACCGCTACGGCGTGTGCGACCGGAGCAGGACCTACGCCCACCTCGGCACGACACCGCTCCCGCTCACGGACCGCTTCACCGGCGAGACCGTTCCCCTGGCCGCCGACGACCTCACCGACTTCGCGCTCCTGACCATCGCCAACGAACTCGACGTCGCCCGCACCGCCCGGCTCACCCCTGAAGCCCGCAGGGGCATCCGTACCCTCATCGCCGCGCTGAGCGTCTATGTCCCCGACTTCGGCAGCCGAGCCCTCGCCGACCCGTGCCTGCGCTGA
- a CDS encoding TetR/AcrR family transcriptional regulator, with protein MRRSADEARRLILDAAERVLAEGGVAAVQVRAVATRVGMTDAGVSHHFGSRDHLLEALLRHGGRKIRAGVAEVLASWLDRGADLGQLVEALAAFYRGGYGELAVALHAAGWRDRGSGMLAPVVEALHALRADAADVEDTRLAVAALHQALVTESRYGPAFRRSAGITGRAATDSGPQLRWWTAQLSRSLGLS; from the coding sequence GTGCGTCGTTCTGCCGACGAGGCTCGGCGCCTGATCCTGGACGCCGCCGAGCGCGTCCTGGCCGAGGGTGGCGTCGCCGCCGTCCAGGTCCGGGCCGTCGCCACGCGGGTCGGCATGACCGACGCCGGGGTCAGCCACCACTTCGGCAGCCGCGACCACCTCCTGGAAGCGCTGCTGCGGCACGGTGGCCGGAAGATCCGCGCCGGGGTGGCGGAGGTGCTGGCGTCCTGGCTCGACCGCGGCGCCGACCTCGGTCAGCTCGTCGAGGCCCTGGCCGCGTTCTACCGCGGCGGCTACGGCGAACTCGCCGTGGCGCTGCACGCCGCCGGGTGGCGGGACCGGGGCTCGGGGATGCTCGCCCCGGTGGTCGAGGCGCTGCACGCGCTGCGAGCCGACGCGGCGGACGTCGAGGACACCAGGCTGGCCGTGGCCGCTCTCCACCAGGCCCTCGTCACCGAGTCCCGCTACGGTCCGGCGTTCCGCCGCAGCGCCGGCATCACCGGCCGGGCGGCCACGGACAGCGGCCCGCAGCTGCGCTGGTGGACCGCTCAGCTCTCCCGCTCACTCGGCCTCTCCTAG